One Danio aesculapii chromosome 13, fDanAes4.1, whole genome shotgun sequence DNA window includes the following coding sequences:
- the chst3a gene encoding carbohydrate sulfotransferase 3a has translation MRNKYAVIIICIVALVIIEKENNIISRVSDKLTLRRTPEPPVPYNASNTLVATGDNSSYLESIYGKNGSQAGRKHILLMATTRTGSSFVGEFFNQQGDNMFYLFEPLWHVERMLSIGSSGTNGSMSVWMYRDVLQHLFLCNFSMLERFISPPPRHHVTPSLFRRESSKALCEEQVCTPVVKYIFERYHCKTRRCGPLNLTMASEACLGKQHRVIKTVRVRQLDTLRSLVEDPRLDVKLIQLVRDPRAILASRMVAFAGKYQNWKSWAVNGDVPIEDEEVKRLEGNCNNIRISAELGLSQPKWLKKRYMLVRYEDIARYPMQKAAEMYNFTGIPMTTQARDWILRNTHASTEANGVYSTQKNSSEQVEKWRLSIPFKLAQVVQKVCGPTMKLFGYRFIDSEQTLLNKSFSVLEEKQFI, from the exons acaatattatttcaaG GGTCTCAGACAAGCTGACTCTCCGACGGACACCAGAGCCTCCAGTGCCCTACAATGCTTCCAATACTCTGGTAGCAACAGGGGACAACAGTTCCTATCTAGAGAGCATTTATGGTAAAAATGGTAGTCAAGCAGGTCGAAAGCACATCCTCTTAATGGCCACAACACGGACAGGATCTTCCTTCGTAGGAGAGTTCTTCAACCAACAGGGCGACAACATGTTTTACCTCTTTGAACCGCTCTGGCATGTGGAGAGGATGCTATCCATTGGCTCGAGTGGCACAAATGGCAGCATGTCTGTTTGGATGTACAGAGACGTCCTGCAGCATCTTTTCCTGTGTAACTTCTCAATGTTGGAGCGCTTTATCAGCCCTCCTCCACGGCATCACGTTACCCCTTCCCTGTTTCGCAGAGAGTCCAGCAAAGCCCTTTGTGAGGAGCAAGTCTGCACTCCAGTTGTAaagtacatttttgagaggtACCATTGCAAGACGAGACGTTGTGGGCCGCTTAATTTGACCATGGCGTCCGAGGCTTGTCTAGGAAAACAGCACAGGGTGATCAAAACAGTGAGAGTTCGTCAACTAGACACACTTCGTTCTCTAGTAGAGGACCCTCGGCTGGATGTCAAACTCATACAGCTTGTGCGAGACCCTCGAGCTATCCTGGCTTCGAGGATGGTCGCATTTGCTGGCAAGTACCAGAACTGGAAAAGTTGGGCTGTCAATGGGGATGTGCCAATAGAGGATGAAGAGGTTAAGCGCCTTGAAGGAAATTGTAACAATATCCGAATCTCCGCCGAGCTGGGCTTAAGTCAACCAAAATGGCTGAAAAAACGCTATATGCTAGTACGTTATGAGGATATCGCCCGGTACCCCATGCAGAAAGCAGCAGAAATGTACAATTTCACAGGCATCCCGATGACGACACAAGCAAGGGACTGGATCCTCAGGAACACACACGCATCAACAGAGGCAAACGGAGTGTATTCAACACAAAAAAACTCTTCAGAACAAGTAGAGAAATGGCGGCTCAGTATACCATTCAAACTGGCTCAAGTTGTACAAAAAGTCTGTGGACCGACCATGAAACTTTTTGGGTACAGGTTTATAGACAGTGAACAAacacttttaaacaaatctttcagTGTGCTGGAAGAAAAGCAATTTATTTAG